One window of the Sander lucioperca isolate FBNREF2018 chromosome 5, SLUC_FBN_1.2, whole genome shotgun sequence genome contains the following:
- the LOC116067381 gene encoding protein MB21D2-like — MAAPALSSRAGSAGSLGNSPTMAAGRLPHSGGSGSGPGPELDFRSAARMEDLNRLIQEFSKHDQREYDDQRALEIHTAKDFIFSMLGMVQKLDQKLPVANEYLLLSGGVREGVVDMDLDELSVYARGTDYDMDFTLLVPALKLHDRNQPVTLDMRHSALGHSWLSLRLFDEGTINRWKDCCTVVDHISGTVNYFFSPTLVADWFHQAVALVLLEVQKKPQRGVPRVEKVQRNGTVISVILGVGSSRMLYDIVPVVSFKGWPAVAQSWLMENHFWDGKITEEEVISGFYLVPACSHKGRKENEWRLSFARSEVQLKKCISSSLMQAYQACKAIIIKLLSRPVAVSPYHLRSIMLWACDRLPANFLSQDDFSAHFLLGLIDDLQHCLVNKTCPNYFIPQCNMLEQLSDADAMLHARKLSSVRSDPAEHLRSTIEHAKAANRLTVEVQWRGGGSAGGSATGTPPSPQSDAGGDSQPDDRLAKKLQQLVTENPGKSISVFINPDDVTRPHFRIDDKFF, encoded by the exons ATGGCGGCCCCTGCTCTCTCTAGTCGGGCTGGCTCGGCGGGCAGCCTCGGGAACAGCCCCACCATGGCCGCCGGCAGGCTGCCTCACAGCGGCGGCAGCGGCAGCGGTCCCGGGCCCGAGCTGGACTTCAGGTCGGCGGCCCGCATGGAGGACCTGAACCGGCTCATCCAGGAGTTCAGCAAGCACGACCAGCGGGAGTACGACGACCAGCGGGCTCTGGAGATCCACACGGCCAAGGACTTCATCTTCTCCATGCTGG GAATGGTCCAGAAGTTGGACCAGAAGCTGCCGGTAGCTAACGAGTACCTGCTCCTGTCGGGCGGCGTGCGGGAGGGCGTGGTGGACATGGACCTGGACGAGCTGAGCGTGTACGCCCGCGGGACGGACTACGACATGGACTTCACCCTGCTGGTCCCGGCGCTGAAGCTCCACGACCGCAACCAGCCGGTGACGCTGGACATGAGACACTCGGCGCTCGGCCACTCGTGGCTCAGCCTGCGCCTCTTCGACGAGGGAACCATCAACAG GTGGAAGGACTGCTGCACCGTGGTCGACCACATCAGCGGCACGGTGAACTACTTCTTCTCTCCCACGCTGGTGGCGGACTGGTTCCACCAGGCCGTGGCGCTGGTGCTGCTGGAGGTGCAGAAGAAGCCGCAGCGAGGCGTCCCGCGGGTGGAGAAGGTACAGAGGAACGGCACGGTGATCTCCGTCATCCTGGGCGTGGGCAGCAGCCGCATGCTCTACGACATCGTCCCCGTGGTGTCCTTCAAAGGCTGGCCGGCCGTGGCCCAGAGCTGGCTGATGGAGAACCACTTCTGGGACGGCAAGATCACCGAGGAGGAGGTGATCAGCGGCTTCTACCTCGTCCCCGCCTGCTCGCACAAAGGCCGCAAGGAGAACGAGTGGCGGCTGTCCTTCGCCCGCAGCGAG GTGCAGCTGAAGAAGTGCATCTCGTCCAGCCTGATGCAGGCCTACCAGGCCTGTAAAGCCATCATCATCAAGCTGCTGTCGCGGCCCGTAGCCGTGAGCCCGTACCACCTGCGCAGCATCATGCTGTGGGCGTGCGACCGCCTCCCCGCCAACTTCCTGAGCCAGGACGACTTCTCCGCCCACTTCCTGCTGGGCCTGATCGACGACCTGCAGCACTGCCTGGTCAACAAGACGTGTCCCAACTACTTCATCCCTCAGTGCAACATGCTGGAGCAGCTCTCGGACGCGGACGCCATGCTGCACGCTCGCAAACTCTCCTCGGTGCGCTCGGACCCGGCCGAGCACCTGCGCAGCACCATCGAGCACGCCAAGGCCGCCAACCGGCTCACGGTGGAGGTGCAGTGGCGCGGAGGAGGCAGCGCAGGCGGCAGCGCCACGGGCACCCCCCCCTCGCCGCAGTCGGACGCCGGCGGCGACAGCCAGCCCGACGACCGGCTGGCCAAGAAGCTGCAGCAGCTCGTCACGGAGAACCCCGGGAAGTCCATCTCCGTGTTCATCAACCCCGACGACGTGACGCGGCCGCACTTCCGCATCGACGACAAGTTCTTCTGA